The Candidatus Mycolicibacterium alkanivorans genome contains a region encoding:
- a CDS encoding histidinol-phosphate transaminase, with product MIPGSKVTLADLPLRDDLRGKSPYGAPQLDVPVRLNTNENPHPPSRALIDDVARSVEEAAADLHRYPDRDAVDLRRDLAAYLRTQTGVEVGTENVWAANGSNEILQQLLQAFGGPGRSAIGFVPSYSMHPIISNGTQTEWIESARAADFSLDVATAVAAIVDREPDVVFVASPNNPSGQSIPLLDLRMLLDAMTHGILIVDEAYGEFSSQPSAIALIDEYPTRLIVTRTMSKAFAFAGGRLGYLVAAPAIVDAVLLVRLPYHLSVVTQAAARAALRHADDTLGSVAALIAERERVSAALTELGYRVIPSDANFVLFGEFADTATAWQHYLDNGILIRDVGIPGYLRTTMGLAEENDAFLSASARLAATELAEPLGAP from the coding sequence ATGATTCCGGGCAGCAAGGTGACCTTGGCAGACCTGCCGCTGCGCGACGACCTGCGCGGCAAATCCCCTTATGGGGCACCGCAACTCGACGTTCCGGTGCGGCTGAACACCAATGAGAACCCGCATCCGCCGAGCCGGGCCCTGATCGATGACGTGGCACGCTCGGTGGAGGAAGCCGCCGCCGACCTGCACCGATATCCCGACCGTGACGCGGTCGACCTGCGCCGCGACCTGGCCGCCTATCTGCGCACGCAGACCGGGGTCGAGGTGGGCACCGAAAACGTCTGGGCGGCAAACGGATCCAACGAGATCCTGCAGCAGCTGCTGCAGGCGTTCGGCGGCCCTGGTCGCAGCGCGATCGGGTTCGTGCCGTCGTACTCGATGCACCCGATCATCTCGAACGGCACCCAGACCGAGTGGATCGAGTCGGCGCGCGCTGCCGATTTCAGCCTCGACGTCGCCACCGCAGTGGCCGCGATCGTCGATCGCGAGCCCGACGTGGTGTTCGTCGCGAGCCCGAACAACCCGTCGGGACAGAGCATCCCACTTCTGGACCTGCGCATGCTGCTCGACGCCATGACGCACGGGATCCTGATCGTCGACGAGGCTTACGGCGAGTTCTCCAGCCAGCCCAGCGCCATCGCGCTGATCGACGAGTACCCCACCCGGCTGATCGTCACCCGCACGATGAGCAAGGCGTTCGCATTCGCCGGCGGCCGGCTCGGTTACCTGGTCGCCGCGCCGGCTATCGTCGACGCCGTCCTGCTGGTCCGGCTGCCCTATCACCTGTCGGTGGTCACCCAGGCCGCCGCCCGGGCGGCCCTGCGGCACGCCGACGACACTCTGGGCAGTGTCGCCGCACTGATCGCCGAGCGAGAACGTGTCAGCGCCGCCCTGACCGAACTCGGTTACCGGGTGATCCCGAGCGATGCGAACTTCGTCCTGTTCGGTGAGTTCGCCGACACCGCGACGGCCTGGCAGCACTATCTCGACAACGGCATCCTCATCCGCGACGTCGGCATACCCGGATACCTGCGCACCACGATGGGTTTGGCCGAGGAGAACGACGCATTCCTGTCCGCGAGCGCACGGCTGGCCGCCACCGAACTGGCTGAGCCGCTAGGAGCACCATGA
- the hisD gene encoding histidinol dehydrogenase produces the protein MTSFAMSRIDLRGRTMTAAQLRSALPRGGVDVDAVVPTVRPIVQDVVERGAVAALEYGQKFDGVRPGAVRVPAADLDAALAALDPAVRTALEVAIDRTRAVHADQRRTDTTTLFDSGAAVTERWVPVERVGLYVPGGNAVYPSSVVMNVVPAQAAGVESLVVASPPQAQFRGLPHPTILAAARLLGVDEVWAVGGAQAVALLAYGGTDSDGAELAPVDMITGPGNIYVTAAKRICRSQVGIDAEAGPTEIAILADHTANPAHVAADMISQAEHDVMAASVLVTNSVALADATDAELAAQLETTVHRERVIEALSGEQSAIVLVDDLDTGVRVVNAYAAEHLEIQTVEANEVAGRIKAAGAIFVGPWSPVSLGDYCAGSNHVLPTAGCARHSSGLSVQTFLRGIHVVDYTEAALKDVSGHVITLAKAEDLPSHGEAVRRRFER, from the coding sequence ATGACCAGCTTCGCGATGTCCCGGATCGATCTGCGCGGCCGCACCATGACGGCTGCCCAGTTGCGCTCGGCGTTGCCGCGCGGCGGGGTGGACGTCGATGCGGTGGTGCCCACGGTGCGCCCGATCGTGCAGGACGTCGTCGAGCGGGGCGCGGTCGCGGCGCTGGAGTACGGGCAGAAGTTCGACGGGGTGCGTCCCGGCGCGGTCCGGGTCCCGGCCGCCGACCTAGACGCCGCGCTTGCCGCCCTTGATCCCGCGGTGCGCACCGCCCTCGAGGTGGCCATCGACCGCACCCGCGCGGTACACGCCGATCAGCGGCGCACCGACACCACGACGCTGTTCGACTCCGGCGCCGCGGTGACCGAACGCTGGGTTCCGGTCGAGCGCGTCGGCCTCTACGTTCCGGGCGGCAATGCCGTCTACCCGTCCAGCGTGGTCATGAACGTCGTTCCCGCCCAGGCCGCGGGTGTCGAATCGCTGGTAGTGGCCAGCCCGCCGCAAGCCCAGTTTCGCGGCTTGCCGCATCCGACGATCCTGGCCGCCGCCCGCCTGCTCGGCGTCGACGAGGTGTGGGCGGTCGGTGGCGCGCAGGCGGTGGCGCTGCTGGCCTACGGCGGCACCGATTCCGACGGGGCGGAGCTTGCACCGGTGGACATGATCACGGGCCCGGGCAACATCTATGTCACCGCGGCCAAGCGGATCTGCCGCTCGCAGGTCGGCATCGACGCCGAGGCGGGGCCCACCGAGATCGCGATCCTTGCCGACCACACCGCCAACCCGGCGCACGTGGCCGCCGACATGATCAGCCAGGCCGAGCACGACGTGATGGCCGCCAGCGTCCTGGTCACAAACAGCGTCGCGCTGGCCGACGCCACCGACGCCGAGCTGGCCGCCCAGCTCGAGACCACCGTGCACCGCGAGCGGGTCATCGAGGCGCTCTCCGGTGAGCAGTCGGCGATCGTGCTGGTCGATGACCTCGACACCGGCGTGCGGGTGGTCAACGCGTATGCCGCCGAGCACCTGGAGATCCAGACCGTGGAGGCCAACGAGGTGGCCGGGCGGATCAAGGCCGCCGGCGCGATCTTCGTCGGGCCATGGTCGCCGGTCAGCCTGGGCGACTACTGCGCCGGGTCCAACCACGTGCTGCCCACCGCCGGGTGCGCGCGGCACTCCAGCGGCCTGTCGGTGCAGACGTTCCTGCGTGGCATCCACGTGGTCGACTACACCGAGGCGGCCCTGAAAGACGTTTCGGGACATGTGATCACGCTGGCCAAGGCCGAGGACCTGCCCTCCCACGGGGAAGCGGTGCGCCGGAGGTTCGAGCGATGA
- the nadC gene encoding carboxylating nicotinate-nucleotide diphosphorylase yields MKLTDEERAEALVTIRRGLDEDLRYGPDVTTLATVPEDATTVAALVTREPGVVAGVDVALMVLDEVLGDLGYRVVERVEDGTRLDAGGVLLRVEAPTRGLLTAERTLLNLVCHLSGIATATAAWVDAVAGTNAKIRDTRKTLPGLRALQKYAVRVGGGVNHRMGLGDAALIKDNHVAAAGSVLAALRSVRVAAPDLSCEVEVDTLEQLDEVLGEDVQLILLDNFPAWQTQIAVQRRDSRAPAVLLESSGGLSLESAAEYAGTGVDYLAVGALTHSVRVLDVGLDL; encoded by the coding sequence ATGAAGCTGACCGACGAGGAGCGCGCCGAGGCGCTCGTCACGATCCGCCGCGGCCTGGACGAGGACCTGCGCTACGGCCCCGACGTCACGACGCTGGCCACCGTGCCCGAGGACGCCACCACGGTGGCCGCCCTGGTCACCCGCGAACCCGGCGTGGTTGCCGGAGTCGACGTCGCCCTGATGGTCCTCGACGAGGTGCTCGGTGACCTCGGCTACCGGGTTGTCGAGCGCGTCGAGGACGGCACGCGACTGGACGCCGGCGGGGTGCTGCTGCGAGTCGAGGCACCCACCCGCGGACTGTTGACCGCCGAGCGCACGCTGCTGAACCTGGTGTGCCACCTGTCCGGTATCGCTACCGCGACGGCGGCCTGGGTGGATGCCGTCGCCGGGACCAACGCCAAGATCCGCGACACCCGCAAGACGCTGCCGGGACTGCGCGCGCTGCAGAAGTACGCCGTGCGGGTCGGCGGCGGGGTCAACCACCGGATGGGCCTCGGAGATGCGGCGCTGATCAAGGACAATCACGTGGCGGCGGCCGGATCGGTGCTGGCGGCGCTGCGGTCCGTGCGGGTCGCCGCGCCCGACCTGTCGTGCGAGGTGGAGGTCGACACCCTCGAGCAACTCGACGAGGTGCTGGGCGAGGACGTGCAACTGATCCTGCTGGACAACTTCCCGGCCTGGCAGACCCAGATCGCCGTGCAGCGCCGCGACTCCCGCGCCCCTGCCGTGCTGCTGGAGTCCTCCGGAGGACTGAGCCTGGAGAGCGCCGCGGAGTACGCGGGCACCGGGGTTGACTACCTGGCGGTGGGTGCGCTCACGCACTCGGTGAGGGTGCTCGACGTGGGCCTGGATCTGTAA